One window from the genome of Streptococcus halotolerans encodes:
- the asnS gene encoding asparagine--tRNA ligase, which produces MSRQLITIKQVSQYVGEEVTIGAWVANKSGKGKIAFLQLRDGTAFFQGVAFKPNFFERFGEEEGAEKFDTIKRLSQETSVYVTGVVKEDARSKFGYELDITDIEVIGESHDYPITPKEHGTDFLMDNRHLWLRSRKQNAVQQVRNAIIYATYEFFDKNGFIKFDSPILSGNAAEDSTELFETDYFGQPAYLSQSGQLYLEAGAIALGRVFDFGPVFRAEKSKTRRHLTEFWMMDAEYSFITHEESLDLQEAYVKALIQGVIDRAPQALETLERDVEALKRYIAEPFKRVSYDDAISLLQEHEADEDTDYEHLEHGDDFGSPHETWISNYFGVPTFVINYPASFKAFYMKPVPGNPERVLCADLLAPEGYGEIIGGSMREDDYDALLAKMDELGMDKSEYDFYLDLRKYGTVPHGGFGIGIERMVTFVAGTKHIREAIPFPRMLHRIKP; this is translated from the coding sequence ATGTCACGTCAATTAATTACCATTAAACAAGTCAGCCAATATGTTGGCGAGGAAGTTACTATCGGTGCTTGGGTTGCTAACAAATCAGGAAAAGGGAAAATCGCCTTTTTACAACTCCGCGATGGAACAGCCTTTTTCCAAGGCGTTGCTTTCAAACCAAACTTTTTTGAAAGATTTGGTGAGGAAGAAGGTGCCGAAAAATTTGACACGATTAAACGTCTAAGTCAAGAAACGTCAGTCTATGTGACAGGTGTTGTCAAAGAAGATGCGCGTTCTAAATTTGGTTACGAGTTGGATATTACAGATATTGAAGTGATCGGTGAGTCACATGATTACCCTATTACACCAAAAGAGCATGGAACAGATTTCCTAATGGATAATCGTCACCTTTGGCTTCGTTCTCGCAAGCAAAATGCGGTGCAACAAGTTCGTAATGCTATTATTTATGCTACTTATGAATTCTTCGATAAAAACGGCTTTATTAAGTTTGATAGCCCAATCCTTTCTGGTAATGCGGCAGAAGATTCAACGGAACTCTTTGAAACTGACTATTTTGGTCAACCAGCTTATCTTAGTCAATCAGGACAGCTTTACCTTGAAGCGGGTGCGATAGCACTTGGTCGTGTCTTTGACTTTGGTCCTGTTTTCCGTGCTGAAAAATCAAAAACACGCCGTCACTTGACAGAATTTTGGATGATGGATGCTGAGTATTCTTTCATTACCCATGAAGAATCCCTTGACCTTCAAGAAGCGTATGTCAAGGCACTGATCCAAGGGGTTATTGATCGTGCACCGCAAGCACTTGAAACCTTGGAGCGTGATGTAGAAGCTTTGAAACGTTATATTGCTGAGCCTTTCAAACGCGTTTCTTACGATGATGCGATTTCCCTTCTTCAAGAGCACGAAGCGGATGAAGATACGGATTATGAACACCTTGAACATGGGGATGACTTTGGGTCACCACATGAAACTTGGATTTCAAATTACTTTGGGGTGCCAACCTTTGTCATCAACTACCCAGCCAGCTTTAAAGCCTTCTACATGAAGCCTGTACCAGGAAATCCAGAGCGCGTGCTTTGTGCGGACTTGCTTGCGCCAGAAGGCTATGGTGAAATCATTGGTGGTTCGATGCGTGAAGACGACTACGATGCCCTTCTTGCCAAAATGGATGAGCTTGGCATGGATAAGTCAGAATATGACTTCTACCTTGACCTTCGTAAATACGGTACCGTACCACATGGTGGTTTCGGAATTGGGATAGAGCGTATGGTGACCTTCGTCGCTGGTACCAAACATATCCGTGAAGCCATCCCATTCCCACGTATGCTCCACAGAATTAAACCATAA